Proteins encoded by one window of Bacillus sp. DTU_2020_1000418_1_SI_GHA_SEK_038:
- a CDS encoding CotY/CotZ family spore coat protein — MSCGKKDDFKHNNCVCEVVRAIKDIQENAEEVCECPSNCFLEPLGAISPSSKGRPMRADTRVIVLSTADGTPFHAFFTGNRNRNGRDGRDGKDNKDNACVSIFFRVEDVFDNCCAVLRVLEPIKMENRGDRDQQGQNQMQNVKTVNLVKDCCIDLSKVCDVDNFRSTNDCITVDLKCFCAVQCIADVDLRVCQ; from the coding sequence ATGAGTTGTGGAAAAAAAGACGACTTCAAACACAATAACTGTGTATGCGAAGTAGTCCGTGCGATAAAAGATATTCAAGAAAATGCAGAAGAAGTATGCGAATGCCCATCCAACTGCTTTCTAGAACCGCTTGGAGCAATCTCTCCTTCGTCAAAGGGAAGACCAATGCGCGCGGATACACGCGTAATCGTTTTAAGTACAGCAGACGGAACTCCATTCCATGCATTTTTCACCGGTAACAGAAATAGAAACGGGAGAGATGGGAGAGACGGGAAAGACAATAAAGATAATGCATGCGTATCGATTTTCTTCCGCGTTGAAGATGTATTTGACAACTGCTGTGCAGTTCTTCGTGTTTTAGAACCAATTAAGATGGAAAACAGAGGAGATAGAGATCAGCAAGGGCAAAACCAAATGCAAAACGTTAAAACTGTGAACTTAGTAAAAGACTGCTGCATTGATTTATCAAAAGTTTGCGATGTAGACAATTTCCGCAGTACTAATGACTGTATTACAGTTGATTTAAAATGCTTCTGCGCTGTACAATGTATCGCCGATGTAGATTTAAGAGTTTGTCAATAA
- a CDS encoding CotO family spore coat protein yields the protein MPKKKEKEPFFHITQPGIKIPQANMQEIFSSKKAEKQKKDHSAHPKGKDQKEHELKEEKTLSEQVESKLKDAALAGKDSEKKVQEIIENFEAENSNKEGDSPFASHIKRKPGPSFKRLKSFKDMNTIERLNYLIDFPKQLPPVPCIFETEKESWRGILVGKAEETIEIKMFDGKTKSIEIQTLKEIRMSGLRK from the coding sequence ATGCCCAAAAAGAAAGAAAAAGAACCATTTTTTCATATAACACAGCCTGGAATAAAAATCCCACAAGCGAATATGCAGGAAATTTTCTCAAGTAAAAAAGCTGAAAAGCAAAAGAAAGATCACTCTGCTCATCCAAAAGGAAAAGATCAGAAAGAACATGAATTGAAGGAGGAAAAGACACTAAGCGAACAAGTTGAGAGTAAGTTGAAAGATGCAGCTTTGGCAGGCAAGGATAGTGAAAAAAAGGTTCAAGAAATAATTGAAAATTTTGAGGCTGAAAATAGCAATAAAGAAGGTGATTCTCCCTTTGCATCCCATATTAAAAGGAAGCCAGGCCCATCTTTTAAAAGGCTAAAAAGCTTTAAAGATATGAACACGATCGAGAGATTAAATTATTTAATTGATTTTCCAAAGCAATTACCGCCTGTTCCTTGTATTTTTGAAACAGAGAAAGAATCATGGAGAGGAATACTTGTCGGAAAAGCAGAGGAAACCATTGAAATTAAAATGTTCGATGGGAAAACGAAATCCATTGAAATTCAAACATTAAAAGAAATACGAATGTCAGGTTTAAGAAAATAA